One genomic region from Cellulomonas hominis encodes:
- a CDS encoding Z1 domain-containing protein, which translates to MTEPFGGERLVLADDDTSPATWWSVYVDALASSGIGAVSRAVIEADAEHILRHGILGAGEAGSAAWPASRVRTGVVMGAVQSGKTASMMAVVARALDAGVDAIVILGGTRTALWAQTFERVVEQFGAMPEPHLRRLLVPREGALGDGDAGVDARSAYRVTKQLAQRAITRRRPMVAVVMKNVAHIAAMAETLQEAVYPAVEAEGRPFHLLVLDDEADDSSVVGGLDPDVVRQVPRRILDLWESRRRPGETTNAQVYASYVAYTATPQANFLQDPGNPLSPRDFVASLRAPGAEGDPDIRSSSYRVPEGAPGWYTGGDVYYRLLDEVPLCVPTDTSTDDSLIDTVRGYLVASALRLLRAPGRLGPSAARAVRHATRAEAAEAAVKPMSMLVHPSSAKDRHFDVAERILAWSDGSEVERQRADGARALGRSGVAEDLETNRPAWIRWLEDYQRSAEIAREALELPAAPTVPPTDQWPEVERLVLDEIVPGTSVAVINSDENADDRPRFGPVLDADGMWRSAPNLSTIFVSGNVMSRGLTLEGLTTTYFSRRSDEPLADTQMQMQRWFGYRGSYIDLCRVLLGADQLDLFRQYHENDEALRRDVLAAMGAGGGLPSVTVLQGKAFKATGKISNLRSVPVWPGPKPFVRHVNPAGEDKQNQELIAGLFSEAVLKVPSATGDRGLLLERRLDLYETADLLDSLVYAHHGPGQTGAEADRWRSVENHARLDEHDPAFPLFRAPAVKDGVDLGLSSPYAIAAYLRLWAAALDRAVPGMVTTDESPLLWRLLDLDVKREQQPTFSVGVRFGGGDPVEGGPLAGLPAVVRPMRRDVDGTTLASTWGSRNVTADGIRGDEHFDFVARGEAVRTSLDGSRPAGSDGLVLFHVVEMGSTASVAVGVVLPLGGPDHVEAQRGGLGV; encoded by the coding sequence ATGACGGAGCCGTTCGGCGGCGAGCGCCTGGTCCTGGCCGACGACGACACCAGTCCGGCGACGTGGTGGAGCGTCTACGTCGACGCCCTCGCCTCGTCGGGCATCGGGGCGGTCAGCCGCGCCGTGATCGAGGCGGACGCCGAGCACATCCTGCGGCACGGCATCCTGGGCGCGGGTGAGGCGGGCTCCGCCGCCTGGCCCGCCAGCAGGGTGCGTACGGGCGTCGTGATGGGCGCCGTGCAGTCCGGCAAGACGGCGTCGATGATGGCTGTCGTCGCCAGGGCGCTCGACGCGGGCGTCGACGCCATCGTGATCCTGGGCGGGACCCGGACGGCGCTCTGGGCCCAGACCTTCGAGCGGGTCGTCGAGCAGTTCGGCGCTATGCCGGAGCCGCACCTCCGGCGGCTGCTCGTCCCGCGGGAAGGCGCTCTTGGTGACGGCGACGCAGGAGTGGACGCGCGCTCGGCGTACCGCGTGACGAAGCAGCTCGCCCAGCGCGCGATCACGCGGCGCCGACCGATGGTCGCGGTCGTGATGAAGAACGTCGCGCACATCGCCGCGATGGCGGAGACCTTGCAGGAGGCCGTGTACCCCGCGGTCGAGGCGGAAGGCCGGCCGTTCCACCTGCTCGTCCTCGACGACGAGGCCGACGACTCGTCCGTGGTCGGGGGCCTGGACCCGGACGTGGTCCGGCAGGTGCCTCGGCGGATCCTCGACCTGTGGGAGTCCCGGCGTCGTCCGGGCGAGACCACGAATGCCCAGGTCTACGCGTCGTACGTGGCCTACACCGCGACACCGCAGGCCAACTTCCTCCAGGACCCCGGCAACCCGCTCTCGCCCCGGGACTTCGTGGCGAGCCTGCGAGCGCCGGGCGCGGAGGGAGATCCGGACATCCGGTCGTCGTCGTACCGCGTCCCCGAGGGCGCACCTGGCTGGTACACCGGCGGCGACGTGTACTACCGGCTCCTGGACGAGGTGCCGCTCTGCGTGCCGACTGACACCAGCACCGATGACTCATTGATCGACACGGTGCGCGGGTATCTCGTCGCGTCGGCGCTGCGTCTTCTCCGCGCTCCGGGCAGGCTGGGGCCGTCCGCGGCCCGTGCGGTCCGGCATGCGACTCGAGCGGAGGCGGCGGAAGCGGCGGTGAAGCCGATGTCGATGCTCGTGCACCCCTCGTCGGCGAAGGACCGGCACTTCGACGTCGCCGAACGCATCCTCGCGTGGTCGGACGGCTCCGAGGTCGAGCGCCAGCGTGCTGACGGCGCCCGCGCGCTGGGGCGCTCCGGCGTGGCGGAGGATCTGGAGACCAACAGGCCGGCCTGGATCCGTTGGCTCGAGGACTACCAGCGGTCCGCCGAGATCGCCCGCGAGGCTCTCGAGCTGCCTGCGGCTCCGACGGTGCCTCCCACCGACCAGTGGCCCGAGGTCGAGCGGCTGGTGCTGGACGAGATCGTGCCCGGGACCTCGGTCGCGGTGATCAACAGCGACGAGAACGCCGACGACCGCCCGCGGTTCGGGCCCGTGCTGGATGCGGACGGCATGTGGCGCTCCGCCCCCAATCTCTCGACCATCTTCGTCTCGGGCAACGTGATGTCTCGCGGGCTGACGCTCGAGGGGCTGACGACCACCTACTTCAGCCGGCGCAGCGACGAGCCCCTGGCCGACACCCAGATGCAGATGCAGCGCTGGTTCGGCTACCGCGGGAGCTACATCGACCTGTGCCGCGTGCTGCTCGGGGCCGACCAGCTCGACCTGTTCCGGCAGTACCACGAGAACGACGAGGCCCTCCGGCGCGACGTGCTCGCTGCGATGGGCGCCGGAGGCGGGCTGCCTTCCGTCACCGTCCTCCAGGGCAAGGCGTTCAAAGCCACCGGGAAGATCAGCAACCTCCGGTCCGTCCCCGTCTGGCCCGGGCCGAAGCCGTTCGTCCGACACGTGAACCCTGCTGGCGAGGACAAGCAGAACCAGGAGCTGATCGCAGGCCTCTTCTCGGAGGCGGTGCTGAAGGTGCCCAGCGCGACGGGTGATCGTGGGCTTCTGCTGGAGCGGCGGCTCGACCTCTACGAGACGGCCGACCTCCTCGACAGCCTCGTCTACGCGCACCACGGACCGGGGCAGACGGGCGCCGAGGCCGACCGGTGGCGATCGGTCGAGAACCACGCACGGCTCGACGAGCACGATCCGGCGTTCCCGCTCTTCAGAGCTCCCGCGGTCAAGGACGGTGTCGATCTCGGGCTCTCCTCTCCGTACGCGATCGCCGCGTACCTCCGGTTGTGGGCAGCGGCTCTCGACCGCGCCGTGCCCGGCATGGTGACCACCGACGAGTCGCCGCTCCTGTGGCGGCTGCTCGACCTCGACGTGAAGCGGGAGCAGCAGCCCACGTTCTCCGTCGGTGTGCGGTTCGGCGGCGGAGACCCGGTCGAGGGCGGGCCGCTGGCGGGGCTCCCGGCGGTGGTGCGGCCGATGCGCCGGGACGTAGACGGGACGACGCTCGCCAGCACCTGGGGCTCCCGCAACGTGACCGCCGACGGCATCCGCGGCGACGAGCACTTCGACTTCGTCGCTCGCGGTGAGGCGGTCCGCACCTCGCTCGACGGCTCGCGGCCGGCGGGCAGCGACGGCCTCGTCCTCTTCCACGTCGTCGAGATGGGGTCGACCGCGTCGGTCGCGGTCGGCGTCGTGCTGCCTCTCGGCGGCCCCGACCACGTCGAAGCGCAGCGGGGAGGCCTCGGTGTCTGA
- a CDS encoding DUF262 domain-containing protein, translated as MAQYQSATSKAEATARAYLLAGQEVEPLGPGSKEKKSALVALGSAVHLDLADVPGKVECGRLVAEAVGVLWDETCFSRGDTVTLTGLNRLIDAVARRLLDTPGGLDARAFHELTVAATAAADSMRTKEKPVMSESLSEVEQNIAERLVELSLPGPAVPEGVDVPAARAHVEEIGFADGSWRVHVANVQGWLHLPDQLESSHGGAFDASLAEGLGIDYGNLGRHDTTLLERLSERLERAITLREQFYEQMEGAQEGSATLTSATQAWVAAWEEVDEEEEAEVGGPIDAAADTWPIAQFVQRAVTGKLDLSPSYQRADVWPTSDAQLLIESVVRGIPLPSVIVLQLQDEERRISYEVVDGKQRLTSILRFIGQHPRALEIVRAKAVEWEVPDLLETFRTDYPAFKRLWKKHEQTSLNAALERQSYFPFPLRAGENVKSLSGDLAKLRGKYYCQIREEYIDIVGERWDLAYVFEQQADYRIPVIVYKKVTTEQVHEVFSLYNKQGKHLNAEEIRNALFHNVALMKALLVTAGDADDVEAVAPFLLEDWDDLSSTKGALEGYDFGRAGYKRTKLLSWVAAVLFGAKGTVGTRSTASTINALLKRVHDTKSDRLRDVDVVRSAMLLLDHGIDAHASTAPEAWADKFRNSTGKDAWQELQLVASLIALSAARAVLGDELEDKLDEVVTELQNASATWIRPSKTQTSEQWKYMAKVVDEFLGVLDVDVAEADDRLRDEFGHSGLAELVSRRA; from the coding sequence GTGGCTCAGTACCAGAGCGCGACCTCGAAGGCCGAGGCCACTGCGCGCGCCTACCTCCTCGCCGGCCAGGAGGTCGAGCCGCTCGGACCGGGCAGCAAGGAGAAGAAGTCAGCGCTCGTCGCCCTGGGCTCCGCGGTGCATCTGGACCTGGCCGACGTCCCGGGGAAGGTGGAGTGCGGGCGGCTCGTCGCGGAGGCGGTCGGCGTGCTCTGGGACGAGACCTGCTTCTCGCGCGGCGACACCGTGACGCTCACCGGGCTGAACCGGCTGATCGACGCCGTGGCGCGCCGCCTGCTCGACACCCCCGGTGGACTCGACGCGCGCGCCTTCCACGAGCTGACTGTCGCGGCGACCGCAGCCGCCGACTCCATGCGGACCAAGGAGAAGCCAGTCATGTCGGAGAGTCTCAGCGAGGTCGAGCAGAACATCGCGGAGCGCCTCGTCGAGCTCAGCCTCCCCGGGCCTGCCGTGCCTGAGGGCGTCGACGTGCCCGCCGCGCGTGCTCACGTCGAGGAGATCGGGTTCGCCGACGGCAGCTGGCGGGTCCACGTCGCCAACGTGCAGGGATGGCTGCACCTCCCCGACCAGCTGGAGAGCAGCCACGGCGGCGCGTTCGATGCGTCGCTGGCCGAGGGTCTCGGGATCGACTACGGGAACCTCGGACGGCACGACACCACGCTGCTGGAGCGTCTCTCCGAGCGGCTCGAGCGAGCCATCACGCTCCGCGAGCAGTTCTACGAGCAGATGGAGGGTGCCCAGGAAGGCTCCGCGACGCTCACGAGCGCGACCCAGGCCTGGGTCGCTGCCTGGGAAGAGGTGGACGAGGAGGAGGAGGCCGAGGTCGGCGGCCCGATCGACGCGGCGGCGGACACATGGCCCATCGCCCAGTTCGTCCAGCGCGCCGTGACAGGCAAGCTCGACCTCAGCCCGTCGTACCAGCGCGCGGACGTCTGGCCGACGAGCGATGCCCAGCTGCTCATCGAGTCGGTGGTGCGCGGAATCCCCCTGCCGTCGGTAATCGTGCTGCAGCTGCAGGACGAGGAGCGCCGGATCAGCTACGAGGTGGTCGACGGGAAGCAGCGGCTGACGTCGATCCTCCGGTTCATCGGTCAGCACCCGCGGGCGCTCGAGATCGTCAGGGCGAAGGCCGTCGAGTGGGAGGTTCCGGATCTCCTCGAGACGTTCCGGACCGACTACCCAGCCTTCAAGAGGCTCTGGAAGAAGCACGAGCAGACCAGCCTCAACGCGGCGCTCGAGCGGCAGAGCTACTTCCCGTTCCCGCTGCGCGCCGGCGAGAACGTCAAGTCGCTGAGCGGCGACCTCGCGAAGCTGCGCGGCAAGTACTACTGCCAGATCCGGGAGGAGTACATCGACATCGTCGGCGAGCGGTGGGACCTCGCTTACGTGTTCGAGCAGCAGGCCGACTACCGCATCCCGGTGATCGTCTACAAGAAGGTCACGACGGAGCAGGTGCACGAGGTCTTCAGCCTGTACAACAAGCAGGGCAAGCACCTCAACGCCGAGGAGATCCGGAACGCCCTGTTCCACAACGTCGCGCTCATGAAGGCCCTGCTCGTCACCGCCGGTGACGCCGACGACGTCGAGGCCGTGGCTCCCTTCCTGCTGGAAGACTGGGACGACCTGTCGTCGACGAAGGGAGCCCTCGAGGGCTACGACTTCGGTCGAGCCGGCTACAAGCGGACGAAGCTCCTGTCGTGGGTGGCCGCGGTTCTTTTCGGCGCGAAGGGGACGGTCGGCACGAGGTCGACCGCCAGCACGATCAACGCCCTGCTCAAGCGCGTCCACGACACCAAGAGCGACCGGCTGCGCGACGTCGACGTTGTGCGGTCGGCGATGCTGCTGCTGGACCACGGCATCGACGCGCACGCCAGCACCGCCCCGGAGGCCTGGGCCGACAAGTTCCGGAACAGCACCGGCAAGGACGCATGGCAGGAGCTCCAGCTCGTCGCGAGCCTCATCGCGCTGAGCGCAGCACGAGCCGTTCTGGGCGACGAGCTCGAGGACAAGCTCGACGAGGTCGTCACCGAGCTGCAGAACGCCTCGGCGACCTGGATCCGGCCGTCGAAGACGCAGACCAGCGAGCAGTGGAAGTACATGGCGAAGGTGGTCGACGAGTTCCTCGGCGTGCTGGACGTGGACGTGGCCGAGGCTGACGACCGGCTGCGGGACGAGTTCGGGCACTCGGGTCTGGCCGAGCTCGTGAGCCGTCGCGCATGA